In Streptomyces sp. NBC_00878, a single window of DNA contains:
- a CDS encoding LuxR C-terminal-related transcriptional regulator, whose translation MMPIRESRAARPTRNPGKERPGRDLPVRRVADTATEDGRDEPASGEGGGYVLSEMDARILVGLANGDTTEKLASMLFLSRQGIEYRVRAMFREFATSNRTQLVARAYSLGVLTKHVWPPRVAPHHVG comes from the coding sequence ATGATGCCAATCAGGGAGTCGCGGGCCGCTCGGCCGACGAGGAATCCGGGCAAGGAGCGCCCGGGCCGGGACCTGCCCGTGCGCCGCGTTGCGGACACCGCGACGGAGGACGGGCGCGACGAGCCGGCCTCGGGCGAGGGCGGTGGGTACGTGCTGAGCGAGATGGACGCCCGAATTCTCGTAGGGCTGGCGAACGGCGACACCACGGAGAAGCTGGCGTCGATGCTCTTCCTCAGCCGCCAGGGCATCGAATACCGTGTCCGTGCGATGTTCCGGGAGTTCGCAACGTCGAACCGGACACAACTGGTCGCCAGGGCATATTCGCTCGGGGTGCTCACGAAGCACGTCTGGCCGCCCAGGGTCGCTCCGCATCACGTGGGCTGA
- the sufU gene encoding Fe-S cluster assembly sulfur transfer protein SufU produces MRLDSMYQEVILDHYKHPHGRGLRDGDAEVHHVNPTCGDEITLRVRYEGTKISDVSYEGQGCSISQASASVLNELLVGKDLAEARKIQETFLELMQSKGRIEPDDTMEEILEDAVAFAGVSKYPARVKCALLSWMAWKDATAQALGEADAERKTA; encoded by the coding sequence GTGAGGCTTGATTCGATGTACCAGGAAGTCATCCTGGACCACTACAAGCACCCCCACGGGCGCGGTCTTCGAGATGGCGACGCCGAGGTGCACCACGTCAACCCGACGTGCGGCGACGAGATCACGCTGCGCGTGAGGTACGAGGGCACGAAGATCAGCGACGTCTCGTACGAGGGCCAGGGCTGCTCCATCAGCCAGGCCTCGGCCTCCGTGCTGAACGAGCTGCTCGTCGGCAAGGACCTGGCCGAGGCGCGGAAGATCCAGGAGACCTTCCTGGAGCTGATGCAGTCCAAGGGGCGCATCGAGCCGGACGACACGATGGAGGAGATTCTGGAGGACGCGGTCGCGTTCGCCGGGGTCTCCAAGTACCCGGCCCGCGTGAAGTGCGCGTTGCTGAGCTGGATGGCCTGGAAGGATGCGACGGCCCAGGCCCTGGGCGAGGCCGACGCCGAAAGGAAGACCGCATGA
- the dapD gene encoding 2,3,4,5-tetrahydropyridine-2,6-dicarboxylate N-succinyltransferase: MTDTTATRTTGAVAAGLATLAADGTVLDTWFPAPELASEPGPSGSERLSAERAVELLGEGAAKAIGPDARRGVEVAAVRTVIASLDEKPVDAHDAYLRLHLLSHRLVKPHGQSLDGLFAHLANVAWTSLGPVAVDDVEKVRLNARAEGLHLAVTSIDKFPRMTDYVAPKGVRIADADRVRLGAHLAEGTTVMHEGFVNFNAGTLGTSMVEGRISAGVVVGDGSDIGGGASTMGTLSGGGNVRITIGERCLIGAEAGVGIALGDECVVEAGLYVTAGTRVTMPDGQIVKARELSGASNILFRRNSVTGTVEARPNNAVWGGLNEILHSHN; the protein is encoded by the coding sequence ATGACCGACACGACTGCTACTCGCACCACCGGCGCCGTCGCCGCCGGGCTCGCCACGCTCGCCGCCGACGGCACTGTCCTCGACACCTGGTTCCCGGCCCCCGAACTGGCCTCCGAGCCCGGCCCCTCCGGCTCAGAGCGGCTGTCCGCCGAGCGCGCGGTGGAACTGCTCGGCGAGGGCGCCGCGAAAGCGATCGGCCCGGACGCCCGCCGTGGCGTCGAGGTGGCCGCGGTCCGCACGGTCATCGCCTCACTCGACGAGAAGCCGGTCGACGCGCACGACGCGTACCTGCGCCTGCACCTGCTCTCGCACCGCCTCGTGAAGCCGCACGGGCAGAGCCTCGACGGCCTGTTCGCGCACCTCGCCAACGTCGCCTGGACCTCGCTCGGCCCGGTCGCCGTCGACGACGTGGAGAAGGTCCGGCTGAACGCCCGCGCCGAGGGCCTCCACCTGGCCGTGACGTCCATCGACAAGTTCCCGCGCATGACGGACTACGTGGCGCCGAAGGGCGTCCGCATCGCCGACGCCGACCGGGTCCGCCTCGGGGCGCACCTCGCCGAGGGCACCACGGTCATGCACGAGGGCTTCGTGAACTTCAACGCGGGCACCCTCGGCACGTCGATGGTCGAGGGCCGTATCTCCGCGGGCGTCGTGGTCGGCGACGGCTCGGACATCGGCGGCGGCGCCTCCACCATGGGCACGCTGTCCGGCGGCGGCAACGTCCGCATCACCATCGGCGAGCGCTGCCTGATCGGTGCGGAGGCGGGCGTCGGGATCGCCCTCGGTGACGAGTGCGTCGTCGAGGCCGGGCTGTACGTCACGGCCGGGACGCGGGTCACGATGCCCGACGGGCAGATCGTCAAGGCGCGTGAGCTGTCCGGCGCGTCCAACATCCTGTTCCGCCGCAACTCGGTCACCGGAACGGTGGAGGCGCGGCCGAACAACGCGGTGTGGGGCGGCCTCAACGAGATCCTCCACAGTCACAACTGA
- a CDS encoding ABC transporter ATP-binding protein translates to MRALAAFIAPHKGILLGGMVLGIGTAATFLAVPLVTRDVLAELGGSGNPTSATTIKLFALMLFGAGLGMGQGILLGMLGERIVLDTRVGIVQRLLRVRTTVLATRPAGELVARVTSDTTLLREATTSSLVQLVRASITLVGSLVLMFRLDPVLMAACVGALTAMSVGVSIVIPRLATSARQAQEALGRLGGALDGALRAIRTVKSSVAEGRESDRILVHAHEAASEGGRAVRTAALVGVISSAGNQLTILITLGLGAVRVSNETLTIPTLIAFLLYAFQLGEPISTLTNTVGQLQAGVAAAARVRDLQDLEVEQDSRQVVPHHSPPAVLEFHDVDAGYPDGEPVLHGIALAIPRKGHIAIVGPSGAGKSTLFSLMLRFIDPLRGEVFLDGVSLRDWSLARLRRRIVYLEQDAPLLPGTLRENLAYVRPEATDEEIWAALRAVRLDDRVRAMPAGLDSEPSAATVSGGERQRIALARALVARPEILLLDEATAQLDGITESVVQQFIADIGRTGAVVSIAHRLSTVMDADQIIVLEDGRIRAAGDHRQLLAADELYQGLVAALRIGAPHSGSAKLSEPAGENPVGILRQEVPGASPINFESPM, encoded by the coding sequence GTGCGTGCGCTCGCGGCGTTCATCGCCCCGCACAAGGGGATCCTGCTGGGCGGGATGGTTCTGGGCATAGGCACCGCGGCCACATTCCTGGCAGTGCCACTCGTCACCAGAGACGTGCTCGCCGAACTCGGCGGCTCCGGCAACCCGACCTCCGCCACCACCATCAAGCTGTTCGCCCTGATGCTCTTCGGGGCGGGTCTCGGCATGGGCCAGGGAATCCTGCTCGGGATGCTCGGAGAGCGCATCGTCCTGGACACTCGCGTCGGCATCGTGCAACGCCTGCTCCGAGTGCGTACCACCGTCCTGGCCACCCGCCCCGCCGGCGAACTCGTGGCCCGTGTCACCTCGGACACCACCCTGCTGCGTGAGGCGACCACCAGCAGCCTCGTCCAGTTGGTCAGAGCGAGCATCACCCTGGTGGGCTCGCTCGTTCTGATGTTCCGACTCGATCCGGTCCTGATGGCCGCGTGCGTCGGGGCACTCACCGCGATGAGCGTCGGTGTCAGCATCGTCATTCCCCGGCTCGCCACCTCCGCCCGACAGGCCCAAGAGGCACTCGGCCGCCTGGGTGGGGCCCTGGACGGGGCGTTGCGGGCCATCCGGACCGTCAAATCGAGCGTGGCCGAGGGCCGTGAAAGCGATCGCATCCTTGTCCACGCCCATGAAGCGGCCAGTGAGGGTGGCCGCGCGGTCCGTACCGCGGCCCTGGTCGGTGTCATCTCCAGCGCCGGGAACCAGCTCACGATTCTGATCACTCTGGGTCTCGGAGCGGTCCGGGTCTCCAACGAGACCCTCACGATCCCCACGCTGATCGCGTTTCTGCTGTACGCCTTCCAGCTCGGTGAGCCCATATCGACTCTCACCAACACGGTCGGTCAGTTGCAGGCCGGCGTGGCCGCCGCCGCTCGTGTCCGTGACCTGCAGGACCTCGAAGTCGAGCAGGACTCCCGCCAGGTCGTACCCCACCACAGCCCGCCGGCGGTCCTGGAGTTCCATGACGTCGACGCCGGGTACCCCGACGGCGAGCCGGTACTGCACGGCATCGCCCTGGCCATTCCCCGCAAGGGGCACATCGCCATCGTGGGCCCGTCCGGCGCGGGCAAGTCCACGCTGTTCTCTCTCATGCTCCGCTTCATCGACCCCCTGCGGGGCGAGGTCTTCCTCGACGGCGTGTCCTTGCGCGACTGGTCCCTGGCGCGGCTGCGCCGCCGGATCGTCTACCTGGAGCAGGACGCTCCGCTGCTGCCCGGCACGTTGAGGGAGAACCTGGCCTACGTCCGCCCCGAGGCGACCGACGAGGAGATCTGGGCCGCCCTGCGGGCCGTGCGGCTCGACGACCGCGTCCGAGCCATGCCGGCCGGCCTCGACAGCGAGCCCTCCGCCGCCACTGTCTCCGGAGGCGAGCGGCAACGCATCGCGTTGGCCCGTGCCCTGGTCGCCAGGCCCGAGATCCTGCTCCTCGACGAAGCGACCGCCCAGTTGGACGGAATCACGGAGTCCGTCGTGCAGCAGTTCATCGCGGACATCGGCCGGACCGGTGCCGTCGTCAGCATTGCCCACCGGCTGTCGACAGTGATGGACGCCGATCAGATCATCGTGCTGGAGGACGGCCGGATCCGCGCGGCCGGAGATCACCGGCAACTCCTGGCGGCCGACGAGCTCTACCAAGGACTCGTGGCCGCACTGCGGATAGGTGCCCCGCACAGTGGCTCGGCCAAGCTGTCCGAACCTGCTGGGGAGAATCCGGTCGGAATTCTCCGGCAGGAGGTACCCGGGGCCTCTCCGATCAATTTCGAATCCCCCATGTGA
- a CDS encoding NAD(P)/FAD-dependent oxidoreductase has translation METRGAGEWAAGSASVGEVDAVVVGAGPNGLAAAVVLARAGLTVEVYEAADEPGGGARTAEMVLPGFRFDLCSAVHPMGVASPFFRALDLAAHGVEMAQPEVAYAHPLDGGRAGLAWRDLDRTAEGLGPDGRAWRGLLGPLAERWQGLAATALSDLRRPPGDPLTAVRLGLRMAEQGSPAWGLRFRGQVAPALLTGVSAHAIRPPRTPTAAGVALVLAGLAHGVGWPLPRGGSQAITRALVKVLHEHGGRVVTGHRVTSLSELPRAKAVLLDIAPAELLRIAGDRLPARYARSLRRFRYGGGACKIDFALSGPVPWTAPGCDVAGTLHLVGAREEAVAVERAVLAGRHPDRPYVLAVQPGVVDPTRAPAGRHTLSTYAHVPQGSSADVTAAVVAQIERFAPGFRDLVLARQVITAAEQERHNPNYVGGDIAAGAMTLRQTVLRPAARWNPYSTPLPGVYLCSASTPPGPGVHGMAGVHAARRALRRRFGIRTTP, from the coding sequence ATGGAAACGAGGGGCGCGGGTGAGTGGGCGGCGGGCAGCGCCTCGGTCGGCGAGGTGGACGCGGTCGTCGTCGGTGCCGGGCCCAACGGTCTGGCCGCGGCGGTGGTCCTCGCCCGGGCCGGACTCACCGTGGAGGTGTACGAGGCGGCGGACGAACCCGGCGGCGGTGCCCGCACGGCCGAGATGGTGCTGCCCGGGTTCAGGTTCGACCTCTGCTCGGCCGTGCACCCGATGGGGGTCGCCTCGCCGTTCTTCCGGGCACTCGACCTCGCCGCCCACGGAGTGGAGATGGCCCAGCCCGAGGTCGCCTACGCGCATCCGCTGGACGGCGGGCGGGCCGGGCTGGCCTGGCGCGACCTGGATCGCACCGCGGAAGGTCTCGGACCGGACGGGCGGGCATGGCGGGGGCTGCTCGGTCCCCTGGCGGAACGGTGGCAAGGGCTCGCCGCCACGGCGCTGTCCGACCTCCGGCGGCCGCCGGGCGACCCACTGACCGCGGTCCGGCTGGGCCTGCGTATGGCGGAGCAGGGATCTCCGGCGTGGGGCCTGCGCTTTCGTGGCCAGGTAGCGCCGGCCCTGCTCACCGGGGTGAGCGCCCATGCGATCCGGCCACCCCGGACACCGACAGCGGCGGGAGTCGCCCTCGTGCTGGCCGGCCTGGCGCACGGTGTCGGATGGCCACTGCCCCGGGGCGGCAGCCAGGCCATCACCCGGGCGCTGGTGAAGGTGCTGCACGAGCACGGTGGCCGGGTGGTGACCGGACACCGGGTGACTTCACTGTCGGAACTGCCACGCGCCAAGGCCGTCCTGCTCGACATCGCGCCGGCCGAACTGCTGCGTATCGCCGGCGACCGGTTGCCTGCCCGCTACGCGCGCTCGCTGCGCCGGTTCCGCTACGGCGGTGGGGCATGCAAAATCGACTTCGCGCTGTCCGGCCCGGTGCCCTGGACGGCGCCGGGCTGTGACGTGGCGGGCACGCTGCATCTGGTCGGCGCACGCGAGGAGGCCGTCGCGGTCGAGCGCGCGGTACTCGCCGGCCGACACCCGGACCGCCCGTACGTCCTGGCCGTCCAGCCCGGTGTGGTGGACCCGACCCGGGCCCCGGCGGGACGTCACACTCTGTCGACCTACGCCCATGTGCCACAGGGGTCGTCGGCCGACGTCACGGCGGCGGTCGTCGCGCAGATCGAGCGCTTCGCCCCGGGTTTCCGGGATCTGGTCCTGGCCCGGCAGGTGATCACCGCGGCCGAGCAGGAGCGGCACAACCCCAACTACGTCGGCGGTGACATCGCCGCGGGCGCGATGACCCTCCGGCAGACCGTGCTGCGGCCGGCCGCGCGCTGGAACCCATACAGCACGCCGCTGCCCGGCGTGTATCTGTGCTCGGCCTCGACACCGCCCGGCCCCGGTGTACACGGCATGGCAGGGGTGCACGCCGCCCGACGGGCCTTGCGTCGGCGCTTCGGTATCCGCACCACACCCTGA
- a CDS encoding bifunctional 2-polyprenyl-6-hydroxyphenol methylase/3-demethylubiquinol 3-O-methyltransferase UbiG: MTIEHAHYDKKLASVYDRMYQSDSEIRLAVEFISSQASPGSRILELGIGTGRIAIPLAEHGFRLHGIDGSPAMLEKLRERDPEGRIDVTAGDFTKEGTGLEFDLVTIVLNTFFMAVTKEQQIGCLTRVREQLAPAGRFVLEAFDPAPFHGMTKPEFSMRHLDEHSVMLDTFTVDRSRQLLVGTHTIIDGGPPSTTQHVLRYAFPYELDLLAELAGLKLVERWGGWCREPFTHGSPRHVSVFEPAVSADRETPR, translated from the coding sequence ATGACCATCGAGCACGCCCACTACGACAAAAAACTTGCCTCCGTCTACGACCGGATGTACCAGAGTGATTCGGAGATACGGCTCGCGGTCGAGTTCATATCGTCACAGGCCTCTCCTGGCAGTCGAATCCTGGAGCTGGGGATCGGCACCGGCCGCATCGCGATACCGCTGGCCGAGCACGGCTTCCGTCTGCACGGCATCGACGGTTCCCCCGCCATGCTGGAAAAACTCCGCGAGCGGGATCCCGAAGGACGTATCGACGTGACGGCGGGCGATTTCACCAAGGAAGGCACCGGTCTCGAGTTCGACTTGGTCACCATCGTGCTCAACACCTTCTTCATGGCGGTCACCAAGGAACAGCAGATCGGTTGCCTCACCAGGGTCAGGGAGCAGTTGGCCCCAGCGGGCCGGTTCGTCCTGGAGGCCTTCGACCCCGCACCGTTCCACGGCATGACCAAGCCGGAGTTCTCCATGCGGCACCTCGACGAGCACTCGGTCATGCTGGACACCTTCACCGTCGACCGGTCCCGGCAGCTCCTGGTCGGGACGCACACGATCATCGACGGCGGCCCGCCCTCCACCACGCAGCACGTGCTGCGCTACGCGTTCCCCTACGAACTCGACCTGCTCGCCGAACTGGCCGGACTGAAGCTGGTCGAACGGTGGGGCGGTTGGTGCCGGGAACCCTTCACGCACGGCAGTCCCCGGCACGTGTCCGTCTTCGAGCCCGCGGTCAGCGCAGATCGTGAAACTCCGAGGTGA
- a CDS encoding multidrug efflux SMR transporter, with protein sequence MKYGDGFTKLWPSLVTAIGYVIAFVLLAQTLKTVAVGTAYAIWAGAGTAAVAAIGMVFLGEGMNTAKFAGIVMIIGGVVVLNLGGAH encoded by the coding sequence ATGAAGTACGGCGACGGCTTCACCAAGCTGTGGCCCTCACTCGTGACCGCGATCGGCTACGTCATAGCGTTCGTGCTGCTCGCGCAGACGCTGAAGACCGTCGCGGTCGGCACGGCCTACGCGATCTGGGCAGGCGCCGGTACGGCGGCCGTCGCCGCGATCGGGATGGTCTTCCTGGGCGAGGGCATGAACACCGCCAAGTTCGCCGGGATCGTGATGATCATCGGCGGGGTCGTGGTCCTGAACCTGGGCGGGGCGCACTGA
- a CDS encoding metal-sulfur cluster assembly factor yields MSETIEMKPASEEEVREALYDVVDPELGIDVVNLGLIYGIHIDDANIATIDMTLTSAACPLTDVIEDQAKSATDGIVNELRINWVWMPPWGPDKITDDGRDQLRALGFNV; encoded by the coding sequence ATGAGCGAGACCATCGAGATGAAACCGGCCTCGGAAGAGGAAGTCCGCGAGGCCCTGTACGACGTCGTCGACCCCGAACTGGGCATCGACGTCGTCAACCTCGGGCTGATCTACGGCATTCACATCGACGACGCGAACATCGCGACGATCGACATGACCCTGACGTCGGCGGCCTGTCCGCTCACCGACGTCATCGAGGACCAGGCCAAGTCCGCCACGGACGGCATCGTGAACGAGCTCCGCATCAACTGGGTGTGGATGCCGCCGTGGGGCCCCGACAAGATCACGGACGACGGCCGCGACCAGCTTCGGGCGCTGGGCTTCAACGTCTGA
- a CDS encoding response regulator transcription factor: MDAQLLEGLADGASTDELASRLYLSRQGIEYRVRAMFRRFGASNRTQLVAKAYSRGVLAERDWPPKVAPDYVE, from the coding sequence TTGGACGCACAATTACTTGAAGGGCTGGCGGACGGTGCGTCCACGGACGAGCTGGCGTCACGGCTCTATCTCAGCCGTCAGGGCATCGAATACCGTGTCCGTGCGATGTTCCGCAGGTTCGGGGCGTCGAACCGGACGCAACTGGTCGCCAAGGCCTATTCACGGGGCGTTCTCGCTGAGCGTGACTGGCCGCCCAAGGTGGCGCCGGACTACGTGGAGTGA
- a CDS encoding AbfB domain-containing protein: MPERNPGSPPDPSAHPAKVWETGETLDESRVPGTRRLWMAGALLVAVLASTVTAVVVLDDRTDTSAKDQTKNNTNSAANEPLIPNPPPATAPSGKSGLAAPDPAKSAADGAGSPEAQQGGAKPDSVPGPTRSASSAKPPASKPSSSKKSVQSVNYPDRYWLVEGDSVRLDRVGSRNSSRGGNNTSRGGNNSSRSGGTTALKIVPGLADSSCVSFSLGNSRYLRHSQFRLRADRSNGTELFKQDATFCPRASAHSGAVMLESYNYRGRFLRHSNFQIRLDRSENTRLFRADSAFKLVKSVG, encoded by the coding sequence ATGCCAGAAAGAAATCCCGGGTCCCCTCCCGACCCGTCCGCCCACCCCGCGAAGGTGTGGGAGACCGGCGAAACCCTGGACGAGTCCCGCGTACCCGGAACCCGCAGGCTCTGGATGGCGGGAGCGCTCCTCGTGGCGGTTCTCGCCTCCACCGTGACAGCGGTCGTCGTACTGGACGACAGGACGGACACCTCCGCGAAGGACCAGACGAAGAACAACACCAACTCCGCGGCGAACGAGCCGCTCATACCCAACCCGCCCCCCGCTACGGCGCCCAGCGGGAAGAGCGGGCTCGCCGCTCCCGATCCCGCCAAGAGCGCCGCGGACGGTGCCGGCTCGCCCGAGGCCCAACAGGGCGGTGCCAAGCCGGACTCGGTCCCGGGGCCGACCAGGTCGGCCTCCTCCGCCAAGCCCCCCGCGTCCAAGCCCAGTTCCTCGAAGAAGTCCGTCCAGTCGGTCAACTACCCCGACCGCTACTGGCTCGTCGAGGGCGACTCGGTGCGGCTCGACCGGGTGGGTTCGCGCAACTCCTCCCGGGGCGGGAACAACACGTCACGGGGCGGGAACAACTCGTCCCGGAGCGGGGGCACCACCGCTCTCAAGATCGTCCCCGGCCTGGCCGACTCCAGCTGTGTGTCCTTCTCCCTGGGCAACAGCCGCTATCTGCGCCACTCCCAGTTCCGCCTGCGGGCCGACCGCAGCAACGGCACCGAGCTCTTCAAGCAGGACGCCACGTTCTGCCCCCGCGCGTCGGCCCACTCCGGCGCCGTCATGCTGGAGTCGTACAACTACCGCGGCCGCTTCCTGCGCCACAGCAACTTCCAGATCCGCCTGGACCGGTCCGAGAACACCCGCCTCTTCCGGGCGGACTCGGCGTTCAAGCTGGTGAAGAGCGTGGGCTGA
- a CDS encoding CU044_5270 family protein gives MELEYELSPRTRLAPGREALLREAARGSRSRRLRADWRLAAVGPRPPSRWRAVLGTQVAGDEGRDARAGSRPAYVLELGSAKDLLNEAADVIAAGPSVTARDGQWIYVKTVESNLTDDEGPGTQTGESWLKYADPSMEDGKAGDDHSPREEYAFLKSLPDDPKKVRAAAREFFYATDESETRTEHEYRALTAVLSRAYAYDAADLAKVYRALATIPGVRAAQVQDAAGRDAIAVYRRNENPWANRDEFLPDPGTYLYTGHRVVARSDSEEVKKGDVVIDGARLATGVVDAEGERP, from the coding sequence GTGGAGCTGGAGTACGAGCTCTCCCCGCGCACGCGGCTGGCCCCGGGGCGTGAGGCGCTGCTGCGGGAGGCCGCGCGCGGCAGCCGGAGCCGGAGACTGCGCGCCGACTGGCGGCTCGCCGCGGTGGGGCCGCGGCCGCCATCACGCTGGCGGGCGGTGCTCGGCACCCAGGTGGCGGGCGACGAGGGGCGCGACGCGCGGGCGGGGAGCAGGCCGGCCTACGTCCTTGAACTGGGCAGCGCGAAGGACCTGTTGAACGAGGCCGCGGACGTGATCGCCGCCGGCCCCTCGGTCACCGCCCGCGACGGCCAGTGGATCTACGTCAAGACCGTCGAGTCCAACCTCACGGACGACGAGGGGCCGGGGACACAGACCGGAGAGAGCTGGCTGAAGTACGCCGATCCGTCCATGGAGGACGGCAAGGCCGGTGACGACCACTCGCCCAGGGAGGAGTACGCGTTCCTCAAGAGCCTGCCCGACGACCCGAAGAAGGTACGGGCGGCGGCGCGCGAGTTCTTCTACGCCACCGACGAGTCCGAGACCCGTACCGAGCACGAGTACCGGGCCCTCACCGCGGTCCTCAGCAGGGCGTACGCGTACGACGCCGCGGACCTCGCCAAGGTCTACCGGGCGCTGGCCACGATTCCCGGCGTACGGGCCGCGCAGGTCCAGGACGCTGCGGGGCGCGACGCCATCGCGGTGTACCGCAGGAACGAGAACCCGTGGGCGAACCGGGACGAATTCCTCCCGGACCCGGGCACCTACCTCTACACCGGCCATCGGGTGGTGGCCCGGAGCGACAGCGAGGAGGTGAAGAAGGGGGACGTCGTCATCGACGGGGCCCGGCTGGCCACGGGGGTGGTCGACGCGGAGGGCGAGCGGCCCTGA
- a CDS encoding alpha/beta fold hydrolase encodes MNVHHNVGSGDDDLDRVFRAVEGITSVGAFIGVLEQLTTSTSLADDEIFGWPVLSLRHPRLRGPVGKHFAKILQYPNVIALLQTRALAATGLLVPGASRAQRGAMAGTMCGSSMAMQTRMGYGLDGSDHFAFINYAGAMLEKLFPNDRRAREAAAAFIAAQSCMSYFTAGVSKLISPAWRDGTAIAQIFRTGTYGDRAFYEMVRDRPALCKAIAWSTIAGEMAFPLALVAPKPVTRGILGMGLGFHLANAKFMGLNRFIWSFAGTYPAVAHVSEKLGPALRAKALPAARTVATRTSGGKAAWRLAAGAAVAVGAGAGAAKLLGSRRRTRLAGSAPGEFVRVGGRKVHVMARTSGSGPTVVFENAMACPATEWAWVTSGLHPDTPYLSYDRPGAGWSEPTGRQSAAEATAALKQLIDTLGLQPPYIMVGHSVGGLLIRSFTLRNPGLVGGLVFVDSSHPDQLQRSGAQRDGLPWVRQSFTRRYVRTHFRPDCTQLDSGAIAHLPDSMVEATNECLSRPELWGAARRELAEWTTSWASDARRTTDLSPRPIAVLTAGKTVQADRVHGELQRELAALSDDTQHEIVQEANHDGLVMSREHASRVTASINWVSSALTTGQPEALV; translated from the coding sequence ATGAACGTCCATCACAACGTGGGCAGTGGCGACGACGATCTGGATCGGGTGTTCCGCGCGGTGGAGGGCATCACTTCGGTGGGTGCTTTCATCGGCGTTCTCGAGCAACTGACCACATCGACCTCGCTCGCGGACGACGAGATCTTCGGCTGGCCGGTACTCAGCCTCCGGCACCCCCGCCTTCGCGGCCCCGTCGGGAAGCACTTTGCCAAGATCCTCCAGTACCCCAACGTGATCGCCTTGCTCCAGACCAGGGCCCTGGCTGCGACAGGACTCCTCGTCCCGGGTGCGAGCCGCGCCCAGCGCGGCGCGATGGCCGGAACCATGTGCGGCAGCTCGATGGCCATGCAGACCCGCATGGGCTACGGCCTCGACGGATCCGACCACTTCGCTTTCATCAACTACGCGGGCGCGATGCTGGAGAAACTCTTCCCGAACGACCGCAGAGCGCGGGAGGCCGCGGCGGCGTTCATCGCCGCGCAGAGCTGTATGTCGTACTTCACCGCCGGGGTCAGCAAGCTGATCTCGCCGGCCTGGCGGGACGGCACTGCCATCGCGCAGATCTTCCGGACAGGGACTTACGGCGATCGCGCCTTCTACGAGATGGTTCGTGACCGGCCCGCGCTCTGCAAGGCGATCGCCTGGTCGACCATCGCCGGTGAGATGGCCTTCCCGCTCGCGTTGGTCGCTCCCAAGCCGGTGACCCGGGGCATCCTGGGGATGGGCCTGGGCTTCCACCTCGCCAACGCCAAGTTCATGGGCCTCAACCGGTTCATCTGGTCCTTCGCCGGTACCTACCCCGCGGTCGCCCACGTATCGGAGAAGCTCGGTCCCGCACTGCGGGCCAAGGCCCTTCCCGCTGCGCGCACGGTGGCTACCCGGACCAGCGGCGGCAAGGCGGCATGGAGGCTCGCCGCGGGTGCGGCCGTGGCCGTGGGAGCGGGAGCGGGAGCGGCGAAGCTGCTCGGCAGCAGGCGCCGTACGAGGCTCGCCGGCAGCGCTCCCGGCGAGTTCGTCCGGGTGGGCGGCCGCAAGGTGCATGTGATGGCCAGGACATCCGGCAGCGGACCCACGGTCGTCTTCGAGAACGCCATGGCCTGTCCGGCCACCGAATGGGCCTGGGTGACCAGCGGATTACACCCGGACACCCCCTACCTGTCCTACGACCGGCCGGGCGCCGGCTGGAGCGAGCCGACAGGCAGGCAGAGCGCCGCGGAGGCGACAGCCGCCCTGAAACAGCTCATCGACACCCTTGGCCTCCAACCCCCGTACATCATGGTCGGCCATTCCGTCGGCGGCCTGCTCATCCGCTCCTTCACCCTGCGCAATCCCGGCCTGGTCGGCGGGCTGGTCTTCGTCGACTCCTCCCACCCGGACCAGCTCCAGCGGTCAGGTGCACAGCGCGACGGCCTGCCCTGGGTCAGGCAGAGCTTCACCCGCAGGTACGTCCGCACCCACTTCAGGCCGGACTGCACCCAACTCGACAGCGGGGCCATCGCGCATCTGCCCGACAGCATGGTGGAGGCCACCAACGAATGTCTGAGCCGCCCCGAACTGTGGGGAGCCGCACGCAGGGAACTCGCGGAGTGGACCACGTCCTGGGCGTCCGACGCGCGCCGCACAACCGACCTGTCACCCCGCCCGATAGCGGTTCTGACCGCCGGAAAGACCGTCCAGGCCGACCGCGTCCACGGTGAACTCCAGCGTGAACTGGCCGCGTTGTCCGACGACACACAGCACGAGATCGTCCAGGAAGCCAATCACGACGGTCTGGTCATGAGCCGCGAACACGCCTCCAGGGTCACAGCGAGCATAAATTGGGTCAGCTCCGCGCTCACCACCGGCCAACCGGAGGCCCTCGTATGA